The Pseudomonas allokribbensis genome has a window encoding:
- a CDS encoding alkyl/aryl-sulfatase, with protein MRSTCHTLIALALVSLAGCDKPPSVANGEATPATAAVIEASVKGLDLNDTRDMEDAQRGFIARPTGQILGSDGTVLIDFDAFRFVEGKAPATVNPSLWRHAMLNAQIGLFKVTDGIYQLRGFDIANMTLIEGQTGWIVVDPLTSKETAAAALAFARAQLGDKPVTAIIFTHDHVDHFGGVLGITSVAEVAQRNIPVVAPAGFMEEATSENVLAGPAMARRSMYQFGKNLAPGATGMVDTGLGKNVAYGSVGILAPTQIIDQPMQELVLDGVSFVFHNMPGAEAPAELTFSIPERKAYGGAELLAQTMHNLLPIRGAKVRDALRWSDYTQIALDELGDTEVYFGQHNWPIWGNERIREFITKHRDVYKYMHDQTVRLMNAGYTPNEIADKIQLPDSLASYFGTRGYYGDVRHNVKAIYQMYLGAYDGNPAHLNPLVPKESAKRYVELMGGHAKVVEAARVAYDKGEYRWVAELLDQAVLDAPDDKTAKELLAQTYEQLGYQSESATWRNSYLTAAQELRNGPPTKGVRRSDLIELMKQTPTERFLEAMAASLDGPAADGKNWTFNLLLTDTRESFVLWIENAVLHYRKGPSAANANATLTVTKDLFVQLLGGTAGIKDALTSQDLKVDGSTVDLVRFLGLLEKAPGNFAIVAQDRN; from the coding sequence ATGAGATCGACCTGCCACACCCTCATCGCCCTGGCGCTGGTGTCCCTCGCCGGTTGTGACAAACCACCGAGCGTTGCCAATGGCGAAGCAACACCAGCGACCGCAGCGGTGATCGAAGCCTCGGTCAAGGGCCTGGACCTCAATGACACCCGGGACATGGAAGATGCCCAACGCGGCTTCATCGCCCGGCCGACCGGGCAGATCCTCGGTTCCGACGGCACCGTGCTGATCGATTTCGATGCGTTCAGATTCGTCGAAGGCAAGGCCCCCGCCACGGTCAACCCGAGCCTGTGGCGCCACGCGATGCTCAACGCCCAGATCGGATTGTTCAAAGTCACCGACGGCATCTACCAGTTGCGCGGTTTCGACATCGCCAACATGACGTTGATCGAAGGGCAAACCGGGTGGATCGTGGTCGACCCGCTGACCTCGAAGGAAACCGCCGCCGCAGCCCTGGCATTCGCCCGCGCACAACTGGGCGACAAGCCCGTGACCGCGATCATTTTCACCCACGACCACGTTGACCATTTCGGCGGCGTGCTGGGCATCACTTCGGTCGCCGAAGTCGCCCAGCGCAACATCCCGGTAGTGGCACCCGCCGGGTTCATGGAGGAAGCGACCAGCGAAAACGTCCTGGCCGGTCCGGCGATGGCGCGCCGTTCGATGTATCAGTTCGGCAAGAACCTGGCGCCGGGCGCGACCGGCATGGTCGACACCGGGTTGGGCAAAAACGTGGCCTACGGCAGCGTCGGCATTCTTGCGCCGACGCAGATCATCGATCAGCCGATGCAGGAACTCGTACTCGACGGCGTCAGCTTCGTCTTTCACAACATGCCGGGCGCGGAAGCCCCGGCCGAGCTGACCTTCTCGATCCCCGAACGCAAGGCCTACGGCGGTGCGGAATTGCTGGCGCAGACGATGCACAACCTGCTGCCGATTCGCGGGGCCAAGGTTCGCGATGCGCTGCGCTGGTCCGACTACACGCAGATCGCCCTCGACGAACTCGGCGACACAGAAGTCTATTTCGGCCAACACAACTGGCCGATCTGGGGCAATGAGCGGATCCGCGAGTTCATCACCAAGCACCGCGACGTCTATAAATACATGCACGATCAGACCGTGCGGCTGATGAACGCTGGCTACACGCCCAACGAGATCGCCGACAAAATCCAATTGCCCGACTCACTGGCGTCGTACTTCGGCACCCGTGGTTATTACGGCGATGTGCGACACAACGTCAAAGCGATCTACCAGATGTACCTGGGCGCCTACGACGGCAACCCGGCGCACTTGAATCCGCTGGTGCCCAAGGAATCCGCCAAACGCTATGTCGAATTGATGGGCGGCCACGCCAAAGTGGTCGAAGCCGCACGCGTGGCCTATGACAAAGGCGAATACCGCTGGGTGGCCGAACTGTTGGATCAGGCCGTTCTCGACGCACCCGACGACAAGACCGCCAAGGAACTGCTGGCCCAGACCTATGAACAGCTGGGCTACCAATCGGAGTCCGCGACCTGGCGCAACAGCTACCTGACCGCCGCTCAGGAACTGCGCAACGGCCCGCCCACCAAAGGCGTCAGACGTTCGGACTTGATAGAACTGATGAAGCAGACACCCACCGAGCGCTTCCTCGAAGCCATGGCCGCGAGCCTCGACGGGCCGGCGGCCGACGGCAAGAACTGGACCTTCAATCTGCTGCTGACCGATACCCGCGAATCCTTCGTGCTGTGGATCGAGAACGCCGTGCTGCACTACCGAAAAGGCCCGTCGGCAGCGAATGCCAACGCAACGCTGACCGTCACCAAAGACCTGTTCGTGCAACTGCTGGGTGGTACTGCGGGAATCAAGGACGCGCTCACTTCGCAAGACCTGAAGGTCGATGGCAGCACGGTCGATCTGGTGAGATTCCTGGGGTTGCTGGAAAAAGCGCCGGGCAACTTTGCAATCGTCGCTCAGGATCGCAATTGA
- a CDS encoding alkene reductase, translated as MNHPTLFSSIQIGPHALSHRVVMAPLTRMRSEPGDLPGALMAEYYSQRATAGGLIISEATVVSTTGNGYLGSPGLYNDAQIAGWKAITDAVHAKGGRIFLQLFHAGRQSHSDMQPDGAQPVAPSAVEYDGVAYTASGWVPSTPHRALSESEVVALVEDFRRASARGLEAGFDGVEIHGANGYLIDQFLQDGSNRRTDAYGGTIARRARFLMDITRAVISVWGHERVAVRLGPSGNFGDMKDSDPEALFVYVAEQLAELKLAYLHLIEPRVLGNSIDESKDQNPVAAQLIRQHYDGVIIAAGGFNAASAEQILQAGDADLVAFGRDFIANPDLPERIRHDLPLNAYDRDTFYGGSAVGFTDYPFYQQSA; from the coding sequence CATGCCTTGTCCCACCGCGTGGTCATGGCGCCGTTGACACGCATGCGTTCCGAGCCGGGCGATCTGCCCGGTGCGTTGATGGCTGAATACTATTCGCAGCGTGCCACCGCCGGCGGCCTGATCATTTCCGAAGCCACTGTGGTCTCGACCACCGGCAATGGCTATCTCGGTTCGCCGGGCCTGTACAACGACGCGCAAATTGCTGGCTGGAAAGCCATCACCGATGCGGTTCACGCCAAGGGCGGGCGGATTTTCCTGCAACTGTTTCATGCCGGGCGCCAATCCCACAGCGACATGCAGCCTGACGGCGCTCAACCCGTGGCGCCTTCGGCGGTCGAGTACGATGGCGTGGCCTACACCGCCAGCGGCTGGGTCCCGAGCACACCGCATCGTGCCTTGAGCGAATCGGAAGTGGTGGCGCTGGTCGAGGATTTCCGTCGCGCCTCGGCGCGAGGCCTGGAAGCCGGATTTGATGGCGTGGAAATCCACGGCGCCAACGGTTACTTGATCGACCAGTTTCTGCAGGACGGCAGCAACCGTCGCACCGATGCCTACGGCGGCACGATCGCCAGGCGTGCGCGGTTCCTGATGGACATCACCCGGGCGGTGATTTCGGTCTGGGGTCATGAGCGCGTGGCGGTACGTCTGGGCCCGAGCGGCAATTTCGGCGACATGAAGGACAGCGATCCTGAAGCGCTGTTTGTGTATGTCGCCGAGCAACTGGCCGAGCTGAAACTGGCGTATCTGCACTTGATCGAACCGCGCGTGCTGGGCAATTCGATCGATGAAAGCAAGGATCAGAACCCGGTGGCGGCGCAGTTGATCCGCCAGCATTACGACGGCGTGATCATCGCGGCGGGCGGTTTCAATGCCGCGTCGGCCGAGCAGATTCTGCAAGCGGGGGATGCCGACCTGGTGGCGTTCGGTCGCGACTTCATCGCCAACCCGGATCTGCCGGAACGCATCCGTCATGACCTGCCGCTCAATGCCTACGACCGTGACACCTTCTACGGTGGCAGCGCGGTCGGGTTTACCGATTATCCGTTTTATCAGCAGAGTGCCTGA
- a CDS encoding AraC family transcriptional regulator has translation MGKPLHRRVIPETYVQLLFEYLESRGHAPETVLGEPWPTPARHGLGGVAIEHWEALLETAEQHLDDPLIGLHVGQTISARHLGVLGSVLLACDNFGAALQRFERYQRLIFDVIPMTIRIGPCWTELTWDIHEYQTRHLMDETGFTVMTQFCRGLIRGSIPLNTVHFVHAAPRDVKPYEDYFGCPVLFNQPEPLLRFGTEMLSMPLKSPDPALVAVLERHAEELLAKLPQEQEIIERVRKEIALLLQQGEPDIKRLSATLCCSPRTLQRRLESAGTSFRRELNVVRHELARSYLQDPRLQISEIALLLGYSEHSAFTRAYREWTGKAPQLDRETRHSN, from the coding sequence TTGGGCAAGCCACTCCACCGACGGGTCATCCCGGAAACATACGTTCAGTTGCTCTTCGAGTATCTGGAGTCGCGCGGTCATGCGCCTGAAACGGTGCTGGGAGAGCCCTGGCCGACGCCCGCCCGTCATGGTCTCGGCGGGGTTGCCATCGAACACTGGGAGGCACTGCTGGAAACCGCTGAACAGCATCTGGATGACCCGCTGATCGGGCTGCATGTCGGCCAGACCATCTCGGCCCGACACCTTGGCGTCCTCGGCTCCGTACTCCTGGCCTGTGACAACTTCGGTGCCGCGCTGCAACGATTCGAGCGCTACCAACGCCTGATCTTCGACGTCATACCGATGACGATCCGCATCGGCCCCTGCTGGACCGAACTGACCTGGGACATTCACGAGTATCAGACCCGGCACCTGATGGACGAGACTGGTTTCACCGTGATGACACAGTTCTGCCGCGGCCTGATTCGGGGCTCGATTCCCTTGAATACCGTGCATTTCGTACACGCAGCACCCCGTGACGTGAAGCCTTACGAGGACTACTTCGGTTGTCCGGTGCTTTTCAACCAGCCGGAGCCGCTGCTGCGCTTCGGGACCGAAATGCTGTCGATGCCTCTGAAAAGCCCGGACCCCGCGCTCGTCGCGGTGCTGGAGCGCCATGCGGAAGAGCTGCTCGCAAAGCTACCGCAGGAACAGGAAATCATCGAGCGAGTGAGAAAGGAAATCGCCCTACTGTTGCAGCAGGGTGAACCTGACATCAAGCGCCTGAGCGCGACGCTCTGCTGCTCACCGCGCACCCTTCAGCGGCGACTCGAAAGTGCCGGGACAAGCTTTCGTCGGGAGCTCAACGTCGTCCGCCATGAGCTGGCGCGATCCTATCTGCAGGATCCACGGCTGCAGATTTCGGAAATCGCTCTGTTGCTCGGGTACTCCGAACACAGCGCCTTCACCCGGGCATACCGCGAATGGACAGGCAAGGCACCACAGCTGGACCGCGAGACCCGTCACTCGAATTGA
- a CDS encoding OsmC domain/YcaO domain-containing protein, with amino-acid sequence MEIKVNFLDNLRLEAKFDDFTVVADQPIRYKGDGSAPGPFDYFLASSALCAAYFVKLYCETRNIPTDNIRLSQNNIVDPENRYNQIFKIQVELPADISDKDRQGILRSIDRCTVKKVVQAGPEFVIEEVENLDADAQALLMPGANSSASTYIPGKDLPLEQTIANMSGILADLGMKIEIASWRNIVPNVWSLHIRDAHSPMCFTNGKGSTKEGALASALGEFIERLNCNFFYNDQFWGLDLANAPFVHYPDERWFKPGSNDELPTEILDPYCLKIYNRDGELRGSHLIDTNSGNEERGIVSLPFVRQSDGEVVYFPSNLIENLYLSNGMSAGNTLAEAQVQCLSEIFERAVKREIIEGEFALPDVPQEVLAKYPAIMAGIQGLEAQGFPVLVKDASLGGEFPVMCVTLMNPRTGGVFASFGAHPSFEVALERSLTELLQGRSFEGLNDLPQPTFEGQAVTEPNNFVEHFIDSSGVVSWRFFSAQAEYEFVEWDFTGQGENSNVEEAETLFGILKGMGKESYMAVYEHIGATACRILVPDYSEIYPVDDLIWDNTNKALFFREDILNLHRLNEEELQSLVERLVESELDDYTDITTLIGIEFDDNTVWGQLTILELKLLIWLALGQIEEAKEAVEMFLQYNDNTVERGLFYQAVNGVLEMQLDEDLELADYEANFRRMFGNERMDAAIGSVDGSVRFYGLTPTSMKLEGLDRHLRLIDSYKKLHAARASVKTS; translated from the coding sequence ATGGAAATCAAGGTCAACTTTCTCGACAACCTTCGACTTGAAGCCAAGTTCGACGACTTCACGGTGGTGGCCGACCAACCGATCCGCTACAAGGGTGACGGCTCGGCACCGGGTCCGTTCGACTACTTCCTGGCCTCGTCGGCGTTGTGTGCGGCGTACTTCGTGAAGCTGTATTGCGAAACCCGCAATATCCCGACCGATAACATCCGCCTGTCGCAGAACAACATCGTTGACCCGGAGAACCGCTACAACCAGATCTTCAAGATTCAGGTCGAGTTGCCGGCAGACATCTCCGACAAGGACCGCCAGGGCATCCTGCGCTCCATCGACCGCTGCACGGTCAAGAAAGTGGTGCAGGCCGGCCCTGAGTTCGTGATCGAGGAAGTGGAAAACCTCGACGCCGACGCCCAGGCACTGCTGATGCCGGGCGCGAACTCCAGCGCGAGCACCTACATTCCGGGCAAGGACCTGCCGCTGGAACAGACCATCGCCAACATGTCGGGCATCCTCGCCGACCTCGGCATGAAGATCGAAATCGCCTCGTGGCGCAACATCGTGCCCAACGTGTGGTCGCTGCACATCCGCGACGCGCACTCGCCGATGTGCTTCACCAACGGCAAGGGCTCGACCAAAGAGGGGGCGCTGGCGTCGGCACTGGGCGAGTTCATCGAGCGCCTGAACTGCAACTTCTTCTACAACGATCAGTTCTGGGGTCTGGACCTCGCCAATGCGCCGTTCGTGCATTACCCGGACGAGCGCTGGTTCAAGCCGGGCAGCAATGACGAGCTGCCGACCGAGATCCTCGATCCGTACTGCCTGAAGATCTACAACCGCGACGGCGAGCTGCGTGGCTCGCACCTGATCGACACCAACTCCGGCAATGAAGAGCGCGGCATCGTTTCCCTGCCGTTCGTTCGTCAGTCGGACGGCGAGGTGGTGTACTTCCCGTCGAACCTGATCGAAAACCTGTACCTGAGCAACGGCATGAGCGCCGGCAACACCCTGGCCGAAGCCCAGGTGCAGTGCCTGTCGGAAATCTTCGAACGCGCGGTGAAGCGCGAAATCATCGAAGGTGAATTTGCATTGCCGGACGTGCCGCAGGAAGTGCTGGCGAAGTACCCGGCGATCATGGCCGGTATTCAAGGCCTGGAAGCACAAGGCTTCCCGGTGCTGGTGAAGGATGCGTCGTTGGGCGGCGAGTTCCCGGTGATGTGCGTCACCCTGATGAACCCGCGTACCGGCGGCGTGTTCGCCTCGTTCGGCGCGCACCCGAGCTTCGAAGTGGCGCTGGAGCGCAGCTTGACCGAACTGCTGCAGGGCCGCAGCTTCGAAGGCCTGAACGATCTGCCGCAGCCGACCTTCGAAGGTCAGGCGGTCACCGAACCGAACAACTTCGTCGAGCACTTCATCGATTCCAGTGGAGTGGTGTCGTGGCGCTTCTTCAGCGCCCAGGCGGAATACGAGTTTGTAGAGTGGGACTTCACCGGCCAAGGTGAAAACTCCAACGTCGAAGAGGCCGAAACCCTGTTCGGCATTCTCAAGGGCATGGGCAAGGAATCGTACATGGCGGTCTACGAGCACATCGGCGCAACCGCCTGCCGCATCCTGGTGCCGGACTACTCGGAAATCTACCCGGTGGACGACCTGATCTGGGACAACACCAACAAGGCGCTGTTCTTCCGCGAAGACATCCTCAATCTGCATCGCTTGAACGAAGAAGAACTCCAGTCGCTGGTCGAGCGTCTGGTCGAAAGCGAGCTGGATGACTACACCGACATCACCACGCTGATCGGCATCGAGTTCGACGACAACACCGTGTGGGGTCAACTGACAATCCTGGAACTGAAACTGCTGATCTGGCTCGCCCTGGGACAAATCGAGGAGGCTAAGGAAGCGGTAGAGATGTTCCTCCAGTACAACGACAACACCGTCGAGCGGGGTCTGTTCTATCAGGCGGTCAACGGGGTGCTGGAAATGCAGCTGGACGAAGACCTGGAGCTGGCCGACTACGAAGCCAACTTCCGCCGCATGTTCGGCAACGAACGGATGGACGCCGCGATCGGCTCGGTGGACGGCAGCGTACGCTTCTACGGCTTGACGCCGACCAGCATGAAGCTGGAAGGCCTCGACCGTCACCTGCGACTGATCGACAGCTACAAGAAACTGCACGCGGCCCGGGCCAGCGTGAAGACTTCGTAA
- a CDS encoding MFS transporter has translation MHDLQALPTTATATQEVPSSWRDWLSVYSVALGAFAFVTTEYLPVGILPQIADSLNVTVGVAGLMVTVPGMVAAVSAPAIMLGAGRMNRRHLLLLLTLLLVAANLISALAPSLAIMLVGRGLVGIALGGFWAVAIAVAGRLVNTSNAAKATALIFAGITLATVFGVPFGTFISSLFSWRMSLALTAGLALLALAAQALTLPSLPSSEGLKVRALLAYVSRGNARRSMLLLGTVVAAHFAAYTYIAPFLGHEAGFSPSAITAILLGFGLVGMLANFAMAGTITSHLRASLGAVVLLMVIVQLALPHLQGLGVTLAVLLWGVAYGAIPLGVSSWMQLTSPTLPEASSAMLVTTFQVAIASGSLFGGLMVDHAGIASPLWLGAGVGLLGLAVMLSFGLSKSPIAETLQR, from the coding sequence ATGCACGATCTACAGGCATTACCCACCACGGCGACGGCCACACAAGAGGTCCCCTCCTCCTGGCGCGACTGGCTCTCGGTGTACTCCGTGGCCCTCGGCGCCTTTGCATTTGTCACCACGGAATACCTGCCGGTCGGCATCCTGCCGCAGATTGCCGACAGTTTGAACGTCACTGTGGGTGTCGCGGGATTGATGGTCACCGTGCCGGGGATGGTCGCGGCGGTATCGGCGCCCGCAATCATGCTGGGCGCGGGACGCATGAACCGACGGCATCTGTTGTTGCTGCTGACCCTGTTGCTGGTGGCCGCCAACCTGATCTCGGCGCTGGCACCGTCACTGGCGATCATGCTGGTCGGACGTGGACTTGTCGGCATAGCACTGGGCGGCTTCTGGGCTGTGGCGATTGCGGTGGCCGGGCGACTGGTCAACACCTCTAACGCGGCGAAGGCCACGGCGCTGATCTTCGCCGGAATCACCCTGGCGACGGTGTTCGGCGTGCCATTCGGGACGTTCATCAGCAGCCTGTTTTCATGGCGCATGTCGCTCGCGCTGACGGCGGGGCTTGCACTGCTCGCGCTCGCAGCCCAAGCCCTGACCTTGCCTTCGCTGCCTTCCAGCGAGGGCCTGAAAGTACGCGCGCTGCTGGCTTATGTGTCGCGCGGCAATGCACGTCGCAGCATGCTGTTGCTGGGCACGGTGGTGGCGGCGCATTTCGCGGCGTACACCTACATCGCGCCGTTCCTTGGCCATGAAGCCGGTTTCTCGCCGAGTGCGATTACTGCGATCCTGCTGGGCTTCGGTCTGGTCGGCATGCTGGCGAACTTTGCCATGGCCGGCACCATTACTTCGCACTTGCGTGCTTCCCTGGGCGCGGTGGTGTTGCTGATGGTGATCGTGCAGTTGGCCTTGCCGCACTTGCAGGGGCTGGGCGTGACGCTGGCGGTGTTGCTGTGGGGCGTGGCATACGGGGCGATTCCGCTGGGTGTCAGCAGCTGGATGCAACTGACGTCGCCGACACTGCCGGAAGCGAGTTCGGCGATGCTGGTCACCACATTTCAAGTAGCGATCGCCTCGGGTTCGTTGTTCGGTGGCTTGATGGTCGACCATGCCGGCATCGCTTCACCGCTGTGGCTGGGCGCCGGGGTCGGTCTGCTCGGGCTGGCCGTGATGCTCAGTTTCGGTCTGAGCAAGTCGCCGATTGCCGAGACCCTGCAACGCTGA
- a CDS encoding alpha/beta hydrolase, translating to MNARITAPEFTVLRFGSGDTDCSASFYHPGRAIACPVIVMAHGLGGTRSMRLPAFAERFVAAGYACLLFDYRYFGESGGEPRQLLDIRSQLDDWKAAIAYARTRPGVDPGKVILWGTSFSGGHVLWTAAEESRIAAVVSQCPFTDGLSSSLAMSPINAVKVTALALRDRIGSWFGATPLMVTTAGRPAETALMNTHDAYSGFTGLSPAGSDIKNYVTARIALDIIRYSPGRRTAEICCPVLFCVCDPDTVAPAKATLRHANRAVIKKIKRYPYGHFDIYLGDAFEHVVRDQLDFLCRTVPAW from the coding sequence ATGAACGCCCGAATCACCGCCCCTGAATTCACCGTACTTCGTTTCGGATCAGGCGATACCGATTGCAGTGCCAGTTTTTATCACCCTGGGCGCGCGATCGCTTGTCCCGTCATCGTCATGGCCCATGGTCTGGGCGGAACGCGGTCCATGCGTTTGCCAGCGTTCGCGGAGCGCTTCGTCGCGGCGGGTTATGCCTGCCTGCTGTTTGATTACCGCTACTTCGGTGAGAGCGGTGGCGAACCCCGACAGTTGCTCGACATTCGCAGCCAGCTCGATGACTGGAAAGCGGCAATCGCTTATGCACGCACTCGTCCAGGTGTGGACCCAGGCAAAGTGATCCTTTGGGGAACCTCGTTCAGTGGCGGTCATGTGCTCTGGACTGCTGCCGAAGAGTCACGCATCGCGGCGGTGGTTTCTCAGTGCCCGTTTACGGATGGTTTGTCCTCCAGTCTGGCGATGAGTCCGATCAACGCAGTGAAAGTCACTGCGCTGGCGCTCAGGGACCGAATCGGTTCATGGTTCGGAGCCACTCCTCTGATGGTGACAACCGCAGGCAGACCTGCCGAGACCGCTTTAATGAACACGCACGATGCGTACTCGGGGTTCACCGGTCTCTCTCCCGCAGGAAGCGATATCAAGAACTACGTCACCGCGCGCATTGCCCTCGACATCATTCGGTATTCCCCCGGACGGCGGACTGCAGAGATTTGCTGCCCGGTGCTGTTCTGCGTCTGCGACCCCGACACGGTCGCGCCTGCCAAAGCGACGCTGCGCCATGCGAACAGGGCTGTGATCAAGAAGATCAAACGCTACCCCTACGGTCACTTCGACATTTATCTGGGTGATGCCTTCGAGCATGTCGTACGTGATCAACTCGACTTCCTGTGCCGCACTGTTCCGGCCTGGTGA
- a CDS encoding LysR family transcriptional regulator, whose amino-acid sequence MDLKRLTHLLALADERHFGRAAERVHLSQPALSRSIQALESETGQRLFDRDSGDVRPTPAGEFLIERARRLLFDARSLERDLALYGDGRLGNLAFGVGPFPAAMLMHQVVPRLRREYPEVTLRVEINNWQILEARLRDEAIEFFVADIRNFSADTDLLIRSLGQASAGFFVRPQHPLAGRAVTMRDLEKYGIATTRLPAVVKEETAHTLGISTRQALPLALECDDVALLRTVACSTDTILGVIHGAVAEDLRIGNLIELQVVDRPGLHSEIGVVSLPNRSLSPTARCVIDAIVDEMAQRNIST is encoded by the coding sequence ATGGACCTCAAACGACTGACACATCTTCTGGCGCTGGCCGATGAACGCCATTTCGGCCGCGCCGCCGAACGCGTGCACCTCAGCCAACCGGCCCTGAGCCGCAGCATTCAAGCGCTGGAGAGCGAAACCGGCCAGCGCCTGTTCGACCGGGACAGTGGCGACGTGCGCCCGACGCCGGCGGGAGAATTTCTGATCGAGCGGGCGCGACGGCTGTTGTTCGATGCACGCTCGCTGGAACGTGATCTGGCGCTTTACGGTGATGGCCGGCTCGGCAACCTTGCGTTCGGCGTCGGGCCGTTTCCGGCGGCGATGTTGATGCATCAGGTGGTGCCTCGGTTGCGTCGGGAGTATCCGGAAGTCACCCTGCGGGTAGAGATCAACAACTGGCAGATTCTTGAGGCCCGTTTGCGGGATGAAGCGATCGAGTTTTTCGTCGCGGACATTCGCAATTTCTCGGCCGACACCGATCTGCTGATCCGTTCGCTGGGCCAGGCTTCGGCGGGGTTCTTTGTCCGGCCGCAACACCCGCTGGCCGGGCGCGCGGTGACGATGAGAGACCTGGAAAAGTACGGCATCGCAACGACGCGCCTGCCGGCCGTGGTGAAGGAAGAGACTGCGCATACCCTGGGCATTTCCACTCGCCAGGCCTTGCCGCTTGCGCTTGAGTGCGACGATGTGGCGTTGCTCAGAACGGTGGCCTGTTCGACCGATACCATCCTCGGCGTGATCCACGGCGCAGTGGCTGAAGACCTGCGCATCGGTAACCTGATCGAACTGCAGGTTGTGGACAGACCCGGGCTGCATTCCGAAATCGGCGTCGTCAGCCTGCCCAACAGAAGCCTGTCACCGACCGCCCGCTGTGTGATCGACGCCATCGTCGACGAGATGGCGCAACGCAATATCTCGACCTGA
- a CDS encoding LysR family transcriptional regulator → MDSLSGITAFIQVAETRSFTEAGRLLEISSSAVGKSVARMEERLGVRLFHRSTRSVTLTTEGELFLDRCKRILSEVEAAQMELLELSATPRGKVRISVPIQNVLIMPVLAGFMRAYPDIELDVDMSDRMVDVIEEGFDAVIRTGAPQDSRLMARKLGGYQLQLVASPGYLEHNGTPTHPDDLSKHVCLLHKFPATGMIERWPLRVGDTHIEPSLSRALTCTTMDPLTYLALDGVGIACLPDFSIREPLADGRLKVVLEDYTDHTGNLWMLWPASKQTAPRLRVLIDFFKDNILKA, encoded by the coding sequence ATGGACAGCCTCAGCGGTATCACGGCCTTCATTCAGGTGGCCGAAACCCGCAGCTTCACCGAAGCCGGGCGTCTGCTGGAGATCTCATCGTCCGCCGTCGGCAAGAGTGTGGCACGCATGGAGGAACGCCTCGGTGTGCGGCTGTTTCACCGCAGCACCCGCAGCGTCACCCTGACCACCGAAGGCGAGCTGTTTCTGGACCGCTGCAAACGCATCCTCAGTGAAGTGGAAGCCGCGCAAATGGAGCTGCTGGAGTTGTCCGCCACGCCACGGGGCAAGGTGCGCATCAGCGTGCCGATCCAGAACGTGCTGATCATGCCGGTGCTGGCCGGGTTCATGCGCGCCTACCCGGACATCGAGCTGGATGTGGACATGTCCGACCGCATGGTCGACGTGATCGAGGAGGGTTTCGACGCGGTGATCCGTACCGGCGCACCACAGGATTCGCGGCTGATGGCGCGCAAGCTCGGTGGCTATCAATTGCAGTTGGTGGCGTCGCCCGGTTACCTGGAGCACAACGGCACACCGACGCACCCGGACGATCTGAGCAAACATGTGTGCCTGCTGCACAAGTTTCCTGCCACGGGGATGATCGAGCGCTGGCCGCTGCGGGTGGGCGACACGCACATCGAGCCGAGCCTTTCGCGTGCATTGACCTGCACCACGATGGACCCGCTGACGTACCTGGCGCTGGATGGGGTGGGGATTGCGTGTCTGCCGGACTTTTCAATCCGTGAGCCGTTGGCCGATGGCCGGCTGAAGGTGGTGCTGGAGGACTACACCGACCACACCGGCAACCTGTGGATGCTCTGGCCTGCGTCGAAGCAGACGGCACCGAGGTTGCGGGTGTTGATCGACTTTTTCAAAGACAACATTCTGAAGGCCTGA